A DNA window from Streptomyces canus contains the following coding sequences:
- a CDS encoding cysteine hydrolase family protein, with the protein MEIAENAALVVVDVQRGFDEADFWGERNNPEADDNIASLIDVWQVTGRPVVFVRHDSRKPGSPLRTGYEGNGFKEYVERRRGKGVGGAELLVTKTVNSAFYGTPDLGAWLKGEGISQFVVAGIQTNMCVETTARMGGNLGYDVVVAYDATYTFDLEGPFGWRRSADEVARASAVSLHGGGFARVVGTKDVVAAAG; encoded by the coding sequence ATGGAGATCGCAGAGAACGCGGCGCTGGTGGTCGTGGACGTCCAGAGGGGCTTCGACGAGGCCGACTTCTGGGGAGAGCGGAACAACCCGGAGGCCGATGACAACATCGCTTCGCTCATCGACGTGTGGCAGGTGACGGGGCGGCCGGTCGTCTTCGTACGGCATGACTCGCGGAAGCCCGGGTCGCCGCTGCGGACGGGATATGAGGGGAACGGCTTCAAGGAGTACGTGGAGCGGCGGCGCGGGAAGGGGGTCGGAGGGGCCGAGTTGTTGGTCACGAAGACCGTGAACTCGGCGTTCTACGGGACGCCGGATCTGGGCGCCTGGCTGAAGGGCGAGGGGATCTCGCAGTTCGTGGTGGCCGGGATCCAGACCAACATGTGCGTGGAGACGACGGCTCGGATGGGCGGGAACCTGGGGTACGACGTAGTGGTCGCGTATGACGCGACGTACACGTTCGATCTGGAGGGCCCGTTCGGCTGGCGGCGGAGCGCGGACGAGGTGGCGCGGGCGTCGGCGGTGTCGCTGCACGGGGGCGGCTTCGCTCGTGTGGTGGGCACGAAGGACGTGGTGGCCGCGGCGGGGTGA
- the proC gene encoding pyrroline-5-carboxylate reductase — protein MSQKVAVLGTGKIGEALLSGMIRAGWAPADLLVTARRAERAEELRSRYGVTPVTNPEAAKTADTLILTVKPQDMGTLLDELAPHVPADRLVISGAAGIPTSFFEERLATGTPVVRVMTNTPALVDEAMSVISAGTHATADHLAHTEEIFGAVGKTLRVPESQQDACTALSGSGPAYFFYLVEAMTDAGILLGLPRDKAHDLIVQSAIGAATMLRDSGEHPVKLRENVTSPAGTTINAIRELENHGVRAALIAALEAARDRSRALASGQKD, from the coding sequence ATGAGTCAGAAAGTCGCAGTCCTCGGCACCGGCAAGATCGGCGAAGCCCTGCTCAGCGGAATGATCCGCGCCGGCTGGGCCCCGGCCGACCTCCTGGTCACCGCCCGCCGCGCCGAGCGAGCCGAAGAACTCCGCAGCCGTTACGGAGTCACCCCGGTCACCAACCCGGAAGCCGCGAAGACCGCCGACACCCTGATCCTCACGGTCAAACCGCAGGACATGGGCACCCTCCTCGACGAACTCGCCCCACACGTCCCGGCCGACCGCCTGGTCATCAGCGGCGCCGCCGGCATCCCCACCTCCTTCTTCGAGGAGCGCCTCGCCACCGGCACTCCCGTCGTCCGCGTCATGACCAACACGCCCGCCCTGGTCGACGAGGCCATGTCGGTCATCTCGGCCGGCACCCATGCCACCGCCGACCACCTCGCCCACACCGAGGAGATCTTCGGCGCCGTCGGCAAGACGCTCCGCGTCCCCGAGTCCCAGCAGGACGCCTGCACCGCCCTCTCCGGCTCCGGACCGGCGTACTTCTTCTACCTGGTCGAAGCCATGACGGACGCCGGCATCCTGCTCGGCCTACCCCGCGACAAGGCCCACGACCTGATCGTCCAGTCCGCGATCGGCGCCGCGACGATGCTCCGCGACAGCGGCGAGCACCCGGTGAAGCTCCGCGAGAACGTCACCTCCCCCGCGGGCACCACCATCAACGCCATCCGCGAACTCGAGAACCACGGCGTACGCGCCGCCCTCATCGCCGCCCTCGAAGCCGCCCGCGACCGCAGCCGCGCACTGGCCTCCGGGCAGAAGGACTGA
- a CDS encoding ABC transporter permease has protein sequence MTTTTTPNLAPAPTSALSLPRTTATAARVLRQLRHDPRTIAMMILIPCVMLFLLRYVFDGSPRTFDSIGASLLGIFPLITMFLVTSIATLRERTSGTLERLLAMPLGKGDLIAGYALAFGVLAIIQSALATGLAIWFLGLDVTGSPWLLLLVALLDALLGTALGLFVSAFAASEFQAVQFMPAVIFPQLLLCGLFTPRDNMHPVLEAISDVLPTSYAVDGMNEVLRHTDMTATFVRDALIVAGCALLVLGLGAATLRRRTA, from the coding sequence ATGACCACGACCACCACGCCGAACCTCGCACCCGCTCCCACCAGCGCCCTCAGCCTCCCCCGCACCACCGCCACCGCGGCCAGGGTCCTGCGCCAGCTCCGCCACGACCCGCGCACCATCGCGATGATGATCCTGATCCCCTGCGTGATGCTCTTCCTGCTGCGCTACGTCTTCGACGGCAGCCCGCGCACCTTCGACAGCATCGGCGCCTCCCTCCTCGGGATCTTCCCGCTGATCACGATGTTCCTGGTCACCTCCATCGCCACCCTGCGCGAACGCACCTCAGGCACCCTCGAACGCCTCCTCGCCATGCCGCTGGGCAAAGGCGACCTCATCGCCGGCTACGCCCTCGCCTTCGGCGTCCTCGCGATCATCCAGTCCGCCCTCGCGACCGGCCTCGCCATCTGGTTCCTCGGCCTCGACGTCACCGGCAGCCCCTGGCTCCTGCTGCTGGTCGCCCTGCTCGACGCCCTGCTCGGCACCGCCCTCGGCCTGTTCGTCTCGGCCTTCGCGGCCTCCGAGTTCCAGGCCGTCCAGTTCATGCCGGCCGTGATCTTCCCCCAACTCCTCCTCTGCGGGCTCTTCACCCCTCGCGACAACATGCACCCCGTCCTGGAGGCCATCTCCGACGTCCTCCCCACGTCCTACGCCGTCGACGGCATGAACGAGGTCCTCAGGCACACGGACATGACAGCGACCTTCGTACGCGACGCGTTGATCGTGGCGGGCTGCGCACTGCTGGTCCTGGGACTGGGAGCGGCAACCCTCAGGCGCAGGACGGCATAG
- a CDS encoding GlxA family transcriptional regulator: MENTGETEHPYRVALVAFPGIRAFDVSVITEVWGTDRTDRGAPAFDLRRVAPDTTPVPMRGSLTLLPDRTLDWLSRADLIVIPGLDDHLTSAPTPVLEALRRAHTRGTTIAALCGGAFTLARAGLLDGRRAITHWNLIDLLRAHHPQVTEVPDALFIEDDNIWTAAGTAAGIDLCLHLVRQTHGAEVAATIARSMVTAPFRTGTQAQFIEHPTPRADRDSDSLAAVREHALRHLHEPLTVADLAARAGMSARSFARHFTAETGTTPLRWLLDQRIAAAQKLLERTDLPMPEVARRAGFGSEVTMRQHFASRLATSPRAYRAAFSTIPLSTAPVSTATGSEAAGSSPIAR, from the coding sequence ATGGAGAACACCGGGGAGACGGAGCATCCGTACCGCGTCGCGCTGGTCGCCTTCCCCGGGATCCGCGCCTTCGACGTCTCCGTCATCACCGAGGTCTGGGGCACGGACCGCACCGATCGCGGAGCCCCCGCCTTCGACCTGCGCCGAGTCGCCCCCGACACCACACCGGTCCCCATGCGCGGCAGCCTCACCCTCCTTCCCGACCGCACCCTCGACTGGCTGTCCCGCGCCGATCTGATCGTGATCCCCGGCCTCGACGACCACCTCACCTCCGCACCCACCCCCGTCCTCGAAGCCCTTCGCCGCGCGCACACCCGCGGCACCACCATCGCGGCCCTGTGTGGCGGCGCCTTCACCCTCGCTCGGGCCGGCCTCCTCGACGGCCGCCGTGCCATCACCCACTGGAACCTGATCGACCTCCTGCGCGCACACCACCCCCAGGTCACCGAGGTCCCCGACGCCCTTTTCATCGAGGACGACAACATCTGGACCGCGGCCGGCACCGCGGCAGGCATCGACCTCTGTCTCCACCTCGTCCGCCAGACCCACGGTGCCGAAGTCGCGGCCACCATCGCCCGCTCGATGGTCACCGCGCCCTTCCGCACCGGAACCCAGGCACAGTTCATCGAGCACCCCACCCCGCGCGCCGACCGCGACTCCGATTCCCTCGCCGCCGTGCGCGAGCACGCCCTGCGCCACCTCCACGAACCGCTCACCGTCGCCGACCTGGCCGCCCGCGCAGGTATGTCCGCCCGCAGCTTCGCCCGTCACTTCACCGCGGAGACCGGCACGACCCCGCTCCGCTGGCTCCTCGACCAGCGCATCGCCGCAGCCCAGAAACTCCTCGAGCGCACCGACCTACCGATGCCCGAGGTCGCCCGCCGCGCCGGCTTCGGCAGCGAGGTCACGATGCGCCAGCACTTCGCATCCCGCCTCGCCACCAGCCCACGTGCCTACCGGGCAGCGTTCAGCACGATCCCGCTGTCGACCGCGCCGGTATCCACCGCGACCGGATCGGAAGCGGCCGGAAGCAGCCCGATCGCGCGATAA